The following DNA comes from Pongo pygmaeus isolate AG05252 chromosome 9, NHGRI_mPonPyg2-v2.0_pri, whole genome shotgun sequence.
TAATATAGAAGAAAGGCATTAAGTGCATACTTTTCCATTTACATTAGATCATTCAATCACAACTCTGCAAGATGTTAGAAAAGATCACTGGAGAATGCTATGTAAGTATCTATTAGGAGATCCTCATCAAGGCTAAGGGGTTGGGGGATCCATAAGGCAGTAATATTTAAGCCAAGAGTTGGAGGATAAATAACTAGCCCAGTGAAGGGAAAGTGCATGGAGAAAAGCTTCCAGGACATGTGAAACAGCATTTGTTAAGGCCTTGAGGTTGGAGTAATCCTTGCATCTTCAAGGAACTGAAGGGAGGCCATTTAGGTTGAACAGAAACAAGAGAACAATGATTTAAcataaagttgaaaataaagatcatggctgggcgtggtggttcacgcctgtaatcccagcactttgggaggccgaggtgggcagatcacaaggtcaggagattgagaccatcctggctaacactgtgaaaccctgtctctactaaaaatccaaaaaattagccgtgcgtggtggcaggcgcctgaagtcccagctactcaggaggctgaggcaggagatggtgtgaacctgggaggaggagcttgcagtcagccgagatcgtgccactgcactccagcctggatgacagagtgagactctgtctcaaataaataaataaacaaacaaacaaataaatgaataaaggtcACATTCCACAGTGCTTTATAGGCAATATGAAAGTTCGGattttatcatgaaaatagcaTGATGAAATTTGACTTAATATTGATGTAATGTGGAAAATGAATTAGAAGAGGGCTGAATAATGTGGGGAAATCCATTAAGATGCTATTGAAATGTTGATATATAGATCTATGGAGTGATGGTGGGACTGGTAAGAAGTCaatgaaatagacaaatattCAGGGAATTGGAACCGAAAGGATATAATATTTTTACAAGCAGAGTTCATAATTCAAACACTTACTGAGCTCACTCCTCTCTTCCTCTGGCCATTTCTGATTTATCTTTCAGGTCTCAATTAAACTAATCTTCCACATTTTTTAACGTCTTCTCCTTTAAAGTGGTTCCTATTCCTACCACCCCAAACTTATTCTCTAAAGCAAATTAATGCATGCAATTATTTGTTTAGCCTGTTGTCCTGATCACTGTGAGACTGGAGAAAAGGCTTATCCTGTTCACTGTCATACCTGAGCACCTACTTCAGCATGGTTTTTTCTCTCAAAGATGAGTTTACACTAATCAACACATTGAAATGTATGTGTGATGTTATTAATTTCCAATGAGAAATAGAATTATTGCATTGGCACAAATTATCTTGTCAACTTGAATAGTAAATTATCTGAGGAGAAACATGTCATAATTATATTTCTGGGTAAACAAGAGACAAAATGCTTAACTACAAAAGTCAAAAATTTCATGTCTTACATTTGGATTGGTAACTATCAATCTCCAAAAAGCCAATTTGTTAGTTTATTAATCCATGGTAATAAGTGGGCTAGTTGGGTCTTCTCTATAAACCTGCTTGATTAATGTTGTCCTTCAAGTCTCTTTTTGTTCTTCACTTTTATCTCCTCTTGCAAGTGGTGATTTTACGTGTGATTTTATGTGCCCTCCCCCCTATGTGGGGGAGGGCATCTATTTATAATTACGACCTTTGATCCTGGATTGGACTGAAATCTTGTCTCACCCAATAGTTTTATGATATGGCAAGTTGCATAATCTCTTTGAATCTCATATATTTCATCTACAAAAGGTGAATAAAAATACTAACTCATAGATTCTTtgaatattaaataatacatatgAAGAGTGTAGTAAGCTTATGGTGTGTGGTTGGCGGATaataaatagtaattattttcCATGGCTTATGTTTGTAATCAGCTTAAATCAGTCAAATCTCCAATGTTTGGGAATCATTATTTCTTGTAAGGGTGTCCTTTTATGTCCCTCTTCTGATGTCTTGTGGCGGAATTACTGATTAATTCTAAGAAGACAGACTTATTGTTCTCATTTCCCAGTAACTACAGGCACTTTCCCGTGCACACTTTCTCCCCGCTCTCATgtacacatttacacacacacacacactcattttgtaatttaaaacaattaatttttTGGTCCTATAATTTAAAACAGTTGTAAAATTTTCAGTGAAGTTCTAGCTTTTCATGAGGAAGTCTGACATTTAAGATGTCaaatattacacacacatacataaatttgTATAAACAATTTGAATACTCTTCTGATGCTCTAAATGTGTatgcttatttttcctttaattcaaTAGTGCTTTTAGGTATAATAAAATCTATTCATAAGGTTTTCACTGATAACTAAATGAGCTAACTGTATCAAAAAACCTAGCAGAATCACAGATACTTAGTAAATATTAGTTACTCTCACTTTATTTCCTCAGCCATGATAAATGTGGATAATTGGGGTCTACATCAGGATGATTATAATTATCTAACTCTGTTCGAACTCTGTACAAGTTCTAACTCTGTAAATAATTTATCTGTGCATAATAGCAAAGCTTCTTACCCCTAaaagcctccatttcttcattacGAAAGTTTAAATGTGATACAAGATGACCAcaaaattttttacaaaatttaagACCCTTACATTAGTGCCTTTGAAGTCAGCCTCCCCTGAGAATCCTCAGGACCCCCAAAGCCAACAGGCTTTTGCACTGGCATTTGTACCCCTTATTCAAGTTTTTTTTCTGGCAGATGAAAAATTATCAAGTCCTTATGATAGATCTTGTTTAATAAGTGTTTACAATGTGATACTGTTTCAAATATGCCCAGATCTATAGGAATTTACatatcattttacaaatgagaaatttgAAACATGACTATATCAACtaattttcttaatgacatttGTTTAGACAAGGAAGTAGCTGGTTTTGATCCAGGTCTGGGGGTAGGGTGGCAAGTTATACCAGTTTGCCAAAACTGAGGAATTCTCCTAATGCAGGACTTTCAGTGTTAAAACCAGTGCAAGTTGGGGCAAACAAAGATGGTCACCTTATTTGATGACTCTAAATAATTAGGCTGCTATCCGTTAGGCCATTTGACTTCTTGAAATCCATTTAAGTTGTGGTATGCTTACTGGAAAGAACCCTAATCTGAGAATCAGTGAGAATCAGTGGTCTGAGATTCAGTTCAGCTCTGTTGTTGGCTTACTGAATGGATTCTTCCTGGGCCTCAGCTCTCCTACAAAATGAAGAGCTGAATATGTTGATCACTCCAGGACAAGCCACTCTTCATTCTCAATTTCTTTGAAACTTCTAAGTGGGAGAAatggcagagcacagaggagtcCTTCACTCAAGATTTTTTACATTCCCTGCTGCCCAGCTACCTCTTGGAGCCCTTGGACTTATCAGACCAAGGAGACTCTGAAGACGCAGCTTTATAGAGCTCAGAGCAGGGAGTGGGTTGAGGCTGGCAGTGGGGGTTTGTGCAGTGTGTGCAGTACTTGGTATTTCTCCCTTCAGTGGACACTTCACCagcctctctcctcccacccatcAGAGCTACCCTGAGGGGGTAAGTGGGGACCTCATCTCTTCCCCCACAGAGGCCCTCAGGAACCTCCTTCACAGCTTCAAAATCCTTAAGTGATTAGGGTACAGGGATTTGAAGGAGAGGCATTCTGtgatttaagttaatttttattttcctacactccatttctctccccaCATGCACATCCCCCATCTAGTTGTTGGTGCCTGAAATGCCACTATGCCGGCTTCATGCTTGGAGCTTCACTGTGTGGTTCTGAGCATGCACAGCTCTAGCTCAGAGGGGCATCTTCTGAAGCCTTTGTTTGGTGTGAATGCCTCAGTGTGATGAACTCATATGCCAATATTCTCATAGATGGTGGATAAAATGGTGAAACAAAAGAAGGGAACCTTTGATTGGGAAACGGAATGTGGGAAGACAGTTTGGAGATGGGACCAGGAACTTTCAGCCCCTCAATGTCCCTCTTTATCACAACTTTCCTAGTTGGCATTTATTCAGTGCATCTTGTGCCAGGGATCTGAATAAGCACCTTCAATGTTTACTTTGCATTACTCTTTCTATTCTAGAGATGCGAAAATAGGATGTGAAGAAGCTAACTAAATTCACAGCTTGTATGTAGCAAAGGTGAAGTAAACACTCAGTTTTTAGATGCTAGGGGAGCTATTTTTACTTACCTGAATAATTTTAAACTGAAAACATGTAGCTCTTATTTTAATACCTTCTTCTTgttaataaaatagtttatttatttgatcaATATTTTAACCATTAAAACTAGAACTGGTAATCTCTGAGTCCTAGTCTAGGGCTCTATATGCCCTGTCACTTGCCTAAGCattgagaataaaatgagaagaaacacAGACAGTTACAGGGAAGTTATAAATTTTTGGGGAAACAAAGATACTAATCAAATAACTAAACAAGTACATAATAAATGCATGAAAATTTAAGGTGTGATAAGAAAAGTCACAAAGAAGAATATGTGTGAGCATGTACAGCATCCAAAATTAtgagaagaaatgaaatgaatgatcAGAATTATTGGAAGATGACAAGTTCTTATGTGGTCTTGAAGCTTCTATGAGCCATGGTAAGGACTTGAATTTATATTTAAGTTCTTATTTCTTAAGGTAAGTGAAGCCATTGATAGGTTTCTAGTAAAAGAGTAACATcactttatattaaaaacaaataatttggtTGCTTTTTGTCGAATGAATTAGACAGAGGCATGATACTAAGCTGGGTGATCCTCAGGAAGGTTCTGCAGACATTTTGGTTGAAGATGTTGAGGGATTAGTGACAGTTGGAAGTGAGATGGAGAGAGGAAACCAGCGTTTACGATGGATTAATAGACTTGTGAATAGGAGAGGGTGAAAAATATCAAGAAGACTTCCAGGGTTTTCTGGCATGACCACTTGAATAGATGGTGATTGGTGATGAGATGATAACGTTGAAGAGGATAAAACATGATAATTGACATAAAGTTCAATTTTGCACATGTTATGTTTAAGATGACAATGAACTCTTATATTTGGAAGTCCAGTTGGAAATTGGCTGCATGAATACATATTGAGAAGAGAAGCCTGGGAAGCAGACATATATTTGGGATAATTGAGGCACAGAGCAGAGACAAGGAGGACATTATGggtagaaaataatttcaatggTATTAGTTGTGAAAGTGAGGGGAAAATAGGTGATTACTAGGAAGAAATGAGGGGGCAATTAAGAGGTTTGCTGAAGTTTGTGATTGTTTGTATCCTACGATAGTAACTCCCAAAATTGATCCTCGGGGGGAAGAAGCGATAATGGGTGGGACATATTTGAATGCTGATAGGAGTGACCTAAATTCCTGATACTCACacttggctgcacattggaattGCCTATGAGTTTAAACACATGCTGATTTCTGAGTTCTACCTGCACAGTGTCAAATTTAATTGGTATAGGTTTCTTCTGAGGAAAGGAATATTTTAATGCTTCTTAAAATAATCTAGCATACAGCACGATTTGAGAATCTGTGGTCTAAACAGAGATTAAAACAAAATCCATGTTAAAATATAGAAAGGCAAAACCAAGAGAGTAAGGTGTGGAGGAATGTGACATTCTGGACCCTTGGTGAATAAGTGAGGGGTTCAAGCCACAAGGAAAAGGCAGAGAACTGAAATAATGCTTGAGTGTAGGCAAGAGAGCAGAGGCAGCttagaatatacacaaaagatGTCATCACTTGCACAAGACGGAATCAATCAGTGGGTGGGAATATTAAGGAAAGACCTCATGGAGGACATGGTGCACCTCACTTATGGAAGAAACTGATGGCTATGACCCAGTAGAGAGAAAGGGGAAATCATTTTTCACCATTAGAGAAAGATGTGAACcaatgtaaaaaaatatatagacacaagaaaaataaaggataaaatctaaaaattagtcAAAGATTTCTATGGGGAAGAACCTGGAGCTCATGACAGATCTAAGGGTGCTGCCAGGCTATAGAAGGTCTGAAATGTAACCTGGTTTTTTTTGAACTTTCCAGATCTTTGGCACTGGAATCTAAGTATCATTGTCTTTCCTAGTTTTAGATATCAACCACTCCTAGTCCACTTCTCCCACCATCTCACCTCAATTCACCCGGATTGCGTTTCCCTAAAAGTCACTCAGAAACCCTGATGGGGGACTTTGGGACTAACATCTCAAGTACTATCAGCTTCACTCTAACAGGCTTCCCTGAGATGAAGGGCCTGGAGCACTGGCTGGCTGCCCTTCTTCTGCTGCTCTATGCTATTTCCTTCCTGGGCAACATCCTTATCCTCTTTATCATAAAGGAAGAGCAGAGCTTGCACCAGCCAATGTACTACTTCCTGTCTCTTTTGTCTGTTAATGACCTGGGAGTGTCCTTTTCTACATTGCCCACTGTGCTGGCTGCTGTGTGTTTTCATGCCCCGGAGACGACTTTTGATGCCTGCCTGGCCCAGATGTTCTTCATCCACTTTTCCTCCTGGACAGAGTCTGGCATCCTGCTGGCCATGAGCTTTGACCGGTATGTGGCCATCTGTAACCCGCTGCGCTATGCCACAGTGCTCACTGATGTCCGTGTGGCCCACATTGGCATATCCATTGTCATCCGCAGCTTCTGCATGGTATTCCCACTTCCCTTCCTCCTGAAGAGACTGCCTTTCTGTAAGGCCAGTGTGGTACTGACCCATTCCTACTGCCTGCATGCAGACCTGATTCGCCTGCCCTGTGGAGACACTACCATCAACAGCATGTATGGCCTGTTCATTGTCATCTCTGCCTTTGGTGTAGATTCACTGCTCATCCTCCTCTCCTATGTGCTCATTCTACATTCTGTGCTGGCCATCGCCTCCAGGGATGAGAGGCTTAAGACACTCAACACATGTGTGTCACACATCTGTGCAGTGCTGATCTTCTATGTGCCTATGGTTAGTGTGTCCATGGTTCATCGATTTGGGAAGCATGCTCCTGAATATGTGCACAAGTTCATGTCTCTGGTCTATCTCCTTGTACCTCCAATGCTCAACCCAATTATCTATTCCATCAAGACTAAGGAGATTCGCAGGAGACTACACAAGATGTTATTGGGAGCTAAGTTCTGATCAAGGAAAACTGTCCTGGAAAGCCTTAGAGGTTCTTTGTTGTTGCTGATGTTTCAGTGTACCAGGTTAGACCTTTGGAGCCTTTCAATCTCCCTCCAGACATACACCTATAATTGTGTACCTGCCAGAAGTTATATGGGTTAGCCAGGCTACAACTTGTAACTCAAAACATCAGGCTGCCCTATGTTGTAATTAACTGTCACAGGTTGCCACAAGTGACTTCTTTCAGACCCAACAAGAAAGAGTGTCTTGAATTAAATCCTTTTTGTCCCAATGTACTAGTAACATCTATGCTTTCAAGTAATTCTCAGAAACAGACAAAAACTAATGCATACATTAGTTCTGTGTTATAATGTAGATTATGTTACCTGAGATCATATCAACCCAgaatacttaaataaataatcatttcgAATACCTTTAAACTCAGAAACTAAAGATACATAATAGCTGTGACCAAGTTTAcacttttgaaataaataagaatacTCCAGAGTTctataaaatggaacaaaaatagaAACCATACAACACATGGAATTCAGAAGTTTAGTACAAAGAAAAATGTTGTATAGAAAGGTCACATGCTGTCATCCTTTGGGCATGACTACAGAGAGGATTGAATGACTAGAGGCAGCTAATGAGCACTCCAAATCGAAGCCTAACAGAGGTTGTTGATTGATAGGGTGGCAAGTCCACTTCAGTGGCAGTGGTTGCTTGGCCACATAGTTGGCTGAAATATGGGCTCGTGTCCTGCAGTGAGCAACGCAGACAACAAGCTTAAGCACATGCCTGAGCAGAGGAGGGATAGCTGAAGGCTGTCAGCAAATTCACAGAGAATTGAAGCCACAAAGAAATCCTCTGAAAAACCATGCCAAGAAAACACAACCCAGGCCACACAGGCAGGTGCACACTTAGcagatttaaaaagaatgatatgTGGACTTTCACTGGAGAGTAAACAGGCAGTGGACAGGCCATGGCATAACTCAACTCCAATGGATGATTAGGGAATGAAGACacgtaagaaaaaaattactttttaaaaagcaatagctaattttttttcctcataggatcatgaaataacttttctaaaataaagccATAGGGATCAAATAACATGATCATTTACTGAACATAGTTGCAGTATAGACTTGAATTTCTCCCGAACACCCACTGAATGTCTCATTAAACAACCaggagagaaaagcaaaacaaaattaaaaattacagatgACACCTTCGGCAAAATCACAGGACAGAAAAATCTTGCCCCCAATTGGAGAGGACTGTATACTAAGCAAAAATCTGGGCATATGGTTTTGAGATTGACTGGTGAAACTGGGAACAATACTTGCAGGCTCTAAGTGCTCATAAACATAAGAGGATAAAGAAGTGCTGTGGTGGTCCTCAGCATTTGAAAATCTCAAAAATGTCCAGCAAATGAGCTCTTCCAAAAGGATATAGCCTCAGCCCAAAGGAAAGTACATTAAGCAAATAAAGATCCACTTGcttaagagagaaagaaggctCTGATGGTAGAGGAAAGGGCTTAGAGAAAGCAGATGCAAGAAAGTGATGCAACAGCTAAATACAGCTTCCCAAAACCTGTGGAGTTCTAGGGCTGGAACAGAAGGAAGCAGAATGTCTTCCTGGACCAGACTTCACTCTAACACACAGAAGTGGCCTCAAAGAAAGTGCTACTTTGAGCCATTTGAACAGCAACAGAGGGCCCCCTAGAGTTGCAAAGCTATAAAAGCTACTCTGCTACTGCCTCTCCCTCCAGAGGATCCCACAAGTCATCCCAGAAAGCTATACTTATTTACATAGAGAGACAAAATAGAGATATGTGCTAATTCTATACACAGttacaagcaaaaataaaagacatcgATGACAAAGATGAATCCATGGCACTTAGGGCCATGCTGATGATAGGAATCTCCCTCCTTTTCGtttcaagtctttttttattAATCCTAACATTTCAGTGTCTGCATGTAAATATTAGAAACCACATTACTGACTTCAATATTTttgaggcttttaaaaaatgcatcctTTCATTTCCACTGTAAAATTGGGAATTCTCAAAATAAGGCATATGAATGGGAAGAGTGAGTACTTCTGCAACACTAAAAAGTATTCCTATCATTTATATCATCACATATATGTAactatatcacatatatatgtatgtatgtatcacatatatgtatgtatgtatcacatatatatgtaactatatatatatagttttactaTTATCTAATGAGGATTGCCTAATTCCCTAATTAACAGACTTATGAAAAAAGCCTCatctttatgaaataaaatatatttgttcaaactgataatataaatattttgcagTGTATTGTCATCTAAGTAAATGACAAATTGTCAACCTTAACTTTCTAATTCTCAGATTTTTGTGTTAAAATCACCCAATGCATTTTGTGTTCacaatatatttgctttttcaaatatagaaaaaCCCACTTGGCAAATGATTAAGTTCTATTCTGTTTAAAATTCACTGAATAATTTGTCCCAGTCAGAGACATTAGGTTTAGCTATTAAGACTAATTAAAAACTGACTATCAGTCATAGCTACTTATTGTCTGTTTTTCATCGTAAAAAAGCAATTTCCCCAGCTTGCAGTTCTGGGGTATTTGCCTTAAATACATAGCACTGTGGTTGGTTCTAAGCTGTTGTTCTGTCCTCATGCAGTTCACATGAACATTAACATGTCCACCAGTAACACACTGCCTTCACAGTGCAGCCATTCAAATCATGGTGAGGCTTTGTGAGAAggaatttaaaagcattttaaaaggaatatttagTAAGCAAACAAATCTCAGGATATGTTGACATATCCCTCCTGTATCTCTTTAGATAGGTTTCTCCCATAAAACCTAATTACTAAATCCCAT
Coding sequences within:
- the LOC129008861 gene encoding olfactory receptor 51I2-like; translation: MGDFGTNISSTISFTLTGFPEMKGLEHWLAALLLLLYAISFLGNILILFIIKEEQSLHQPMYYFLSLLSVNDLGVSFSTLPTVLAAVCFHAPETTFDACLAQMFFIHFSSWTESGILLAMSFDRYVAICNPLRYATVLTDVRVAHIGISIVIRSFCMVFPLPFLLKRLPFCKASVVLTHSYCLHADLIRLPCGDTTINSMYGLFIVISAFGVDSLLILLSYVLILHSVLAIASRDERLKTLNTCVSHICAVLIFYVPMVSVSMVHRFGKHAPEYVHKFMSLVYLLVPPMLNPIIYSIKTKEIRRRLHKMLLGAKF